A DNA window from Bdellovibrio sp. BCCA contains the following coding sequences:
- a CDS encoding S8 family serine peptidase, with protein sequence MTLKIFFQVLLSFLILGQEHLYAAVEVKKEKFANGNTANESYYQDSQLVEQRFYSTDGIFTSWQRYQYPEPGHVIKANISVEKESFGQIKWQEEWTGLNEKNDTTENSVRLRRWVYTEEIPYKFEYIENYETKKPFRILKKDYLNDKNQLVSSVFFSYKDNEEKPYAFVEKNAQGKIISQFSMYEPYDLVKTLRAQGKSEKEIEILKRQRENSNKFLIAIIDSGFDYNHEALVAKWWNNPNDPIDGIDNDKNGWVDDNFGWEQVRNIGLPTESSTGFQKDNRPLSHGTHVAHIAIRGLDNAALIGFAGDYTQAAYVDRISAFLKQHQVKVVNMSIGLPSDNKDLLGLRDAIKAYSRMIDNNPDTLFVVASGNSEQDLDDYKNRQYPASFTQPNVLKVGALDASDYSEVTPQNAKMAYFSNYGKNSVDILTPGVKVSAASLGGGLIAHSGTSMATPYMVNLVARLWSELPHLKASEVRELFIKTAQVLPTPAPVLSKGYADLNAALLQGKIDHLLGNYAKKGGPNCWNSATYLANISEAVHHTLGSEFAFVIDSPLCKQVSKEEMKKGDIVALRRFNKNGKLLPAPMFSEVHGYTYLGDGKGFTKNGVMETAPYQIQNATEIFDFYKSSESKNCKMNGIDREHCNLKEVAYRCTDLETYMSKKGGLNVFERDVLLKISNLEKNMQAKLLYGQVISLDFDKVIKAVQEDIENLKTTGSSELVTDYFDARLESLNTQF encoded by the coding sequence GTGACTTTGAAAATCTTTTTCCAAGTTCTTCTAAGTTTTCTCATTTTGGGACAGGAACATCTTTACGCCGCCGTCGAAGTTAAAAAAGAAAAATTCGCCAACGGCAACACCGCCAACGAATCTTACTATCAAGACAGTCAGCTTGTTGAACAACGCTTCTATAGCACGGATGGAATTTTCACGTCATGGCAACGCTATCAGTATCCAGAACCAGGCCATGTGATCAAGGCCAATATCTCCGTTGAAAAAGAATCTTTTGGACAAATCAAATGGCAAGAAGAGTGGACCGGTCTTAACGAGAAGAACGACACGACTGAAAATTCAGTACGCTTACGCCGCTGGGTTTACACGGAAGAAATCCCCTACAAGTTTGAGTACATCGAAAACTACGAAACTAAAAAACCTTTTCGCATTCTTAAAAAAGATTATCTGAACGACAAAAATCAATTGGTTTCTTCAGTCTTCTTTTCATACAAAGACAATGAAGAAAAGCCTTATGCCTTCGTCGAAAAAAATGCCCAAGGGAAAATCATCTCCCAATTCTCTATGTATGAACCCTACGACCTCGTAAAAACTCTGCGCGCCCAAGGCAAATCAGAAAAAGAAATCGAGATTTTAAAACGCCAAAGAGAAAACTCAAATAAATTTTTGATCGCCATTATTGATTCAGGTTTTGATTATAACCACGAGGCCTTGGTGGCGAAGTGGTGGAATAATCCCAACGATCCTATTGATGGTATCGATAACGATAAAAACGGTTGGGTCGATGATAACTTTGGATGGGAGCAAGTTCGCAACATAGGCCTCCCAACAGAATCCTCCACGGGGTTTCAAAAAGACAACCGCCCCCTTTCTCATGGAACTCACGTGGCTCATATCGCCATTCGTGGTCTTGATAATGCTGCGCTCATTGGTTTTGCTGGCGACTACACGCAAGCAGCTTATGTTGATCGTATTTCCGCTTTCTTAAAACAACATCAAGTGAAAGTCGTGAACATGAGCATCGGACTTCCAAGCGATAACAAAGACCTCTTAGGTCTGCGCGATGCTATCAAAGCCTATAGCCGCATGATCGACAACAATCCCGATACGTTATTCGTTGTAGCTTCCGGAAATTCTGAGCAAGATCTCGACGACTATAAAAACCGTCAGTATCCCGCAAGTTTCACTCAACCCAATGTTCTTAAAGTTGGTGCTTTAGATGCTTCGGATTATAGCGAAGTGACTCCGCAAAATGCCAAAATGGCCTACTTCTCGAATTACGGAAAGAACAGCGTTGATATTCTTACACCCGGAGTAAAAGTGAGCGCGGCAAGTCTTGGCGGAGGACTGATCGCTCACTCCGGAACTTCCATGGCGACACCTTATATGGTGAACCTTGTTGCACGACTCTGGAGCGAGCTTCCTCATCTGAAAGCTTCCGAGGTGCGCGAACTGTTCATTAAGACCGCTCAAGTTCTACCAACGCCCGCTCCGGTTCTTTCAAAAGGTTATGCCGATTTAAACGCCGCTCTTTTACAAGGAAAGATCGACCACCTTCTTGGTAACTACGCAAAAAAAGGCGGACCCAATTGCTGGAACTCAGCAACGTACCTTGCGAACATCTCTGAAGCTGTTCACCACACTTTAGGAAGTGAGTTTGCATTCGTGATTGATTCGCCTTTATGCAAACAGGTTTCAAAGGAAGAAATGAAAAAAGGGGATATCGTTGCTCTCCGCCGTTTCAACAAAAACGGAAAACTTCTTCCCGCTCCTATGTTTTCTGAAGTGCACGGCTACACTTACTTAGGAGACGGCAAAGGATTTACAAAAAACGGGGTGATGGAAACAGCTCCTTATCAGATCCAAAATGCGACTGAGATTTTTGATTTCTACAAAAGCAGCGAATCTAAAAATTGCAAAATGAACGGCATTGACCGCGAACACTGCAACCTTAAAGAAGTCGCTTATCGCTGCACGGATCTTGAAACGTACATGTCTAAAAAAGGTGGCTTAAATGTTTTTGAAAGAGATGTTCTTTTAAAAATTTCGAACCTCGAAAAAAACATGCAAGCGAAACTGCTTTATGGACAGGTCATTTCACTAGATTTCGATAAGGTCATTAAGGCTGTGCAAGAAGATATCGAGAATCTTAAAACCACTGGCAGCTCTGAACTTGTGACGGATTATTTCGATGCGAGATTGGAGTCGCTAAATACGCAGTTTTAG
- a CDS encoding GTP cyclohydrolase II, which yields MKRSSHVILTSHSSQVFKDSLPINWGAKDPAVRGPVIASLTDTKKRNAIGTHSGSYTVYRALSIAQGKYSTLHKPDLHNTESPVKIGPFASWFDPQKMVSIDPWGFDVPIHFKKYFDEGYDVRPTVAVTQAHLQIPEIYEAIDKGRLHIDGKIINEHKDIKITKVAFEPVWYLPGIAQRLGVEEGELRKILFQETGGMFPELVTRPDLKVMLPPIGNTTVYIFGNPQDLANPNVELTCRVHDECNGSDVFGSDICTCRPYLIYGIEDAARTAQRGGVGIIAYYRKEGRALGEVTKFLVYNARKRQAGGDSAATYFHRTECVAGVEDARFQELMPDILHFFGITKIHNLHSMSNMKYDAIIKSGIEVVNRISIPENLIPADAKVEIEAKKAKGYFNAGDAKSGEELKNVKGRPIDE from the coding sequence ATGAAAAGATCATCGCATGTTATTTTAACATCACATTCAAGTCAGGTTTTCAAAGACAGCTTGCCGATCAACTGGGGCGCAAAAGACCCTGCTGTGCGTGGCCCTGTCATTGCTTCTTTGACTGATACAAAAAAAAGAAACGCCATCGGCACACATAGCGGAAGTTATACCGTTTATCGCGCGCTTTCGATTGCTCAAGGCAAGTATTCAACACTTCACAAACCAGATCTTCATAACACCGAGAGTCCCGTGAAAATCGGACCCTTTGCTTCTTGGTTTGATCCGCAAAAAATGGTGTCCATTGATCCTTGGGGATTCGACGTTCCTATTCATTTCAAAAAATACTTTGATGAAGGTTACGACGTGCGCCCAACAGTGGCGGTGACTCAAGCGCATTTACAAATTCCTGAAATCTATGAAGCCATTGATAAAGGCCGTTTGCACATCGACGGCAAAATTATCAATGAGCACAAAGATATCAAAATCACTAAAGTCGCTTTTGAACCTGTATGGTATTTACCAGGCATCGCTCAACGCTTGGGTGTGGAGGAAGGTGAATTAAGAAAAATCCTTTTCCAAGAAACCGGCGGGATGTTCCCGGAGCTTGTGACAAGACCGGATTTAAAAGTCATGCTGCCACCAATCGGCAATACAACCGTTTATATTTTCGGAAATCCACAAGACCTTGCAAATCCAAATGTGGAACTTACGTGCCGTGTGCATGACGAATGCAATGGCTCTGACGTGTTCGGTTCTGACATTTGCACATGTCGTCCGTATTTGATTTACGGCATTGAAGATGCGGCAAGAACAGCGCAACGTGGTGGCGTAGGCATTATCGCCTACTACCGCAAAGAAGGTCGCGCCTTGGGAGAAGTGACGAAGTTCCTCGTTTACAATGCTCGTAAGCGTCAAGCTGGAGGCGACTCCGCAGCAACATACTTCCACCGCACAGAATGTGTCGCGGGTGTCGAAGATGCACGCTTCCAAGAGTTGATGCCAGATATCTTGCACTTCTTCGGAATCACAAAAATTCACAATCTGCATTCCATGAGCAATATGAAATACGATGCGATCATTAAAAGCGGCATTGAGGTCGTAAATCGCATTTCCATTCCTGAAAACCTGATCCCGGCTGACGCGAAGGTGGAAATCGAAGCAAAGAAGGCCAAAGGTTATTTCAATGCAGGTGACGCCAAATCGGGAGAAGAACTTAAAAACGTCAAAGGAAGACCGATCGATGAATAA
- a CDS encoding URC4/urg3 family protein, with the protein MNNHTYTEKDLDFLLSPLAIRQSAEKILELTQAGQTHFQYHPDKFNHVVDYVVEVIQANYPSLEIPFHSRWGHFRVGGIDRVKTLEEKMAGFDPMEKARTKFDLVITSVLLDAGAGATWSYREGSSGKTFNRSEGLGVASFYLFMEGKLSNDKAHPFRATGEGLQYLSQETLEKAFQVSKENPLVGVEGRLSLLRNLGKVVSSKKDLFPGARPGGLVDYLHNRYGKKITGPQVLRAVLDGLGEIWPGRVKVGGVNLGDIWSYSKVPGGLAAFHKLSQWMSYSLMEPLMEAGFELVEVEKLTGLAEYRNGGLLLDLGLITLKDQALLEKSHRPDSELIIEWRGLTVSLLDRIGEKVRYKLNKSDSEFPLAKVLEGGTWWAGRKAAKALRADSSPPLKIESDGTVF; encoded by the coding sequence ATGAATAATCACACTTACACTGAAAAAGATTTGGACTTTTTGCTGTCTCCTTTGGCGATCCGTCAAAGTGCCGAGAAAATTTTAGAACTGACACAAGCAGGACAAACGCATTTTCAATATCATCCTGATAAATTCAATCACGTTGTCGACTATGTGGTGGAAGTGATTCAAGCCAACTATCCAAGTCTTGAGATTCCATTCCACTCACGCTGGGGGCACTTCCGCGTGGGCGGTATTGATCGCGTAAAAACTTTGGAAGAAAAAATGGCGGGCTTTGATCCCATGGAAAAAGCGCGCACGAAGTTTGATTTAGTTATTACGTCCGTTCTTCTTGACGCCGGAGCTGGTGCAACATGGTCTTACCGTGAAGGTTCTTCAGGAAAAACATTTAACAGATCTGAAGGTTTGGGCGTCGCAAGTTTTTATCTTTTTATGGAAGGAAAACTTTCCAACGACAAAGCTCATCCTTTCCGCGCAACGGGCGAGGGACTGCAATATCTTTCTCAAGAAACTTTAGAAAAGGCTTTCCAAGTTTCAAAAGAAAATCCATTGGTGGGTGTTGAAGGTCGTTTGTCTTTGTTGCGCAATCTTGGAAAAGTTGTGAGTTCCAAAAAAGATCTTTTCCCTGGCGCTCGTCCTGGTGGCTTAGTGGATTACCTCCACAATCGCTACGGAAAAAAAATCACGGGACCGCAAGTTTTGCGTGCTGTGCTTGATGGCCTCGGAGAAATCTGGCCGGGTCGCGTGAAAGTCGGCGGCGTGAATCTTGGCGATATCTGGTCTTACTCCAAAGTTCCCGGCGGCTTAGCGGCCTTCCATAAGCTTTCCCAGTGGATGAGTTACTCTTTGATGGAGCCTTTGATGGAAGCAGGCTTTGAGCTTGTCGAAGTTGAAAAGCTCACGGGCCTTGCCGAATATCGCAACGGCGGACTTCTTTTAGACCTGGGACTCATCACCTTGAAAGACCAAGCTCTATTAGAAAAATCTCACCGTCCTGATTCCGAATTGATCATCGAATGGCGCGGCCTAACAGTTTCGCTTTTGGATCGTATCGGTGAAAAGGTTCGCTATAAACTAAATAAATCAGATTCAGAATTCCCTCTTGCAAAAGTTCTTGAAGGTGGCACGTGGTGGGCCGGTCGTAAAGCTGCCAAAGCCTTGCGCGCTGATAGCTCCCCGCCATTAAAAATCGAGAGCGACGGAACCGTTTTTTAA
- the upp gene encoding uracil phosphoribosyltransferase encodes MNKVKVIDHPLLRHKLGYLRDKDTYSHEFREIVKEVSKILVYEAMRDWKHLETVAIETPIAKTVAERIVKPPVVVSIMRAGNGMLDAVLSMIPRASTGFIGIYRDKFIHNTVEYYFKMPQDVQNKEIILCDPLIATADTIVAAIDRLKNYGVGSIKVLSILASQTGLERILHFHPDVEIYTVNVETEINELGYLVPGLGDAGDRLFQTK; translated from the coding sequence GTGAATAAAGTAAAAGTTATTGATCACCCGCTTTTAAGACATAAACTTGGTTACCTTCGCGACAAGGATACCTACTCTCACGAATTTCGCGAAATCGTGAAGGAAGTTTCAAAAATCCTCGTTTACGAGGCCATGCGCGATTGGAAGCATCTAGAAACCGTCGCCATTGAGACCCCGATTGCTAAAACGGTCGCTGAGCGCATCGTAAAACCGCCTGTGGTGGTCTCTATCATGCGCGCAGGGAACGGGATGCTGGACGCCGTTTTATCCATGATCCCTAGGGCGAGCACCGGTTTTATTGGAATTTACCGCGATAAATTCATCCACAATACGGTGGAGTATTATTTTAAAATGCCTCAGGACGTGCAGAATAAAGAAATTATACTCTGCGATCCTTTAATTGCCACTGCCGACACTATTGTGGCAGCTATAGACAGATTAAAAAACTACGGAGTAGGTTCCATTAAGGTGTTGAGCATCTTAGCGAGCCAAACAGGTCTTGAGCGCATCCTGCATTTTCATCCCGATGTCGAGATCTACACAGTGAACGTTGAGACTGAAATCAATGAACTGGGTTACCTCGTTCCGGGCCTTGGCGATGCCGGGGACCGTTTGTTTCAAACAAAGTAG
- the udk gene encoding uridine kinase: protein MSVYIIGVAGGSGSGKTHFAKQLQEQLGDDNCMILYQDNYYIDQSHRFEGCGSVNFDHPDSLDFSLLAAGLRKLKKGHDIEIPIYDFVTHTRRPETIKSSPKKIVLVDGILILHSNEVRAELDEAVFFDTPEELRYQRRLHRDVNERGRTPEGVKKQFELHVRPMHNQFVEPSKNFAETVIKDLGEYSEALKFFCQKLSALN, encoded by the coding sequence ATGAGCGTGTACATTATCGGTGTAGCAGGTGGTAGCGGGTCAGGCAAAACGCATTTCGCAAAGCAATTGCAAGAGCAATTGGGCGATGACAATTGCATGATCCTTTATCAAGACAACTACTACATCGATCAGTCACACCGCTTCGAAGGCTGCGGTTCCGTCAACTTTGACCACCCCGACAGTTTGGATTTTTCTCTTCTTGCGGCGGGTTTAAGAAAACTTAAAAAAGGTCACGACATCGAAATTCCCATTTATGATTTCGTGACTCACACCCGCCGTCCTGAAACGATCAAAAGCTCTCCTAAAAAAATCGTCCTCGTCGACGGCATTTTGATTCTTCATTCCAATGAAGTGCGCGCGGAACTTGATGAGGCGGTCTTCTTTGATACGCCCGAAGAGCTTCGTTACCAAAGACGTCTGCACCGTGACGTGAATGAGCGCGGGCGCACTCCTGAAGGCGTTAAAAAACAGTTCGAGTTGCACGTGCGACCTATGCACAATCAATTCGTCGAACCTTCAAAAAATTTCGCTGAAACCGTGATCAAAGATCTGGGTGAATACAGTGAAGCGTTGAAATTCTTTTGCCAAAAGCTTTCCGCATTGAACTGA
- a CDS encoding aldehyde dehydrogenase family protein, translating to MTVQIPVQPIECQNFVSGKFKKGSGTKTEVISPYTGKKIGEFFNSTPEDVNAAISDAVTAQKEWAEVPMKERTKVMFNFRQILMRDLDEIAHLKSSESGKSFAEGKAGLLKGIEVLEFAIALQNMDLGGKSEVSRGVSCEYRREPLGVVANITPFNFPAMVPMWTIPIALTLGNAYIWKPSEKTPLTSLKIAAALKEAGLPDGLFQVLQGGKETVEAIIDNKNVKAVGFVGSTKVAKTVYERGTQLGKRVLALGGAKNHIVLLPDANPELSGIGISDSFTGCAGQRCMAAAVLLAVGNVDKHIEKITERARSLVLGKDMGAIITKSQVDFLNTAIAKAEQEGAKVLLDGRKAKAPAGMEGGHWIGPTILDNVSPNSEVAKVELFGPILSIIRCQDISQAMKIENSVEYGNACSVFTSSGNLAEKVVRMASTGMVGVNVGVPVPREPFSFGGVNASKFGHGDITGHHSLDFWSNVKKVTVKWEKQDDNNWMS from the coding sequence ATGACTGTTCAGATCCCTGTTCAACCGATCGAATGCCAGAACTTTGTCTCTGGAAAATTTAAAAAAGGCTCCGGTACAAAAACCGAAGTTATCAGCCCCTACACTGGAAAAAAAATTGGTGAGTTCTTTAACTCCACGCCGGAAGACGTGAACGCCGCAATTTCTGATGCCGTGACTGCGCAAAAAGAGTGGGCCGAAGTTCCGATGAAAGAGCGCACGAAAGTGATGTTCAACTTCCGTCAAATCCTGATGCGCGACCTTGATGAAATCGCTCACTTAAAAAGTTCCGAATCTGGAAAAAGTTTTGCTGAAGGAAAAGCCGGTCTTTTAAAAGGCATTGAAGTTCTGGAATTCGCGATCGCTCTTCAAAACATGGACCTCGGTGGAAAAAGCGAAGTCTCCCGTGGAGTTTCTTGCGAATACCGTCGCGAGCCTTTAGGTGTCGTTGCGAATATCACGCCGTTCAACTTCCCTGCCATGGTTCCGATGTGGACGATTCCTATCGCTTTGACTTTGGGAAATGCTTACATCTGGAAGCCTTCTGAAAAAACACCTCTCACATCATTAAAAATTGCAGCCGCTCTCAAAGAAGCGGGACTTCCTGACGGACTTTTCCAAGTTCTGCAAGGTGGAAAAGAAACTGTCGAAGCTATTATCGACAATAAAAACGTCAAAGCTGTTGGCTTCGTGGGGTCAACGAAAGTTGCCAAGACAGTCTATGAGCGCGGAACTCAATTGGGTAAACGTGTTCTTGCCCTTGGTGGCGCAAAAAATCACATTGTTCTTTTACCAGATGCGAATCCAGAACTTTCTGGCATCGGCATCAGTGACTCGTTCACAGGATGCGCAGGCCAACGTTGTATGGCTGCGGCTGTGTTGTTAGCTGTTGGCAACGTCGATAAGCACATCGAAAAAATCACAGAGCGCGCACGCTCTTTGGTTCTAGGAAAAGACATGGGTGCGATCATCACAAAATCCCAAGTGGATTTCTTAAATACAGCCATCGCAAAAGCTGAACAAGAAGGTGCGAAGGTTTTGTTAGATGGCCGTAAAGCCAAAGCCCCTGCGGGAATGGAAGGCGGACACTGGATTGGTCCTACAATTCTAGATAACGTTTCTCCTAACAGCGAAGTCGCGAAGGTGGAACTCTTTGGGCCCATCTTAAGCATCATCCGCTGCCAAGATATTTCTCAAGCCATGAAAATTGAAAACAGCGTTGAATACGGCAATGCCTGCTCTGTGTTCACTTCCAGTGGGAATTTAGCTGAAAAAGTCGTGCGCATGGCTTCCACAGGAATGGTCGGCGTCAACGTCGGTGTTCCTGTTCCTCGTGAACCGTTTTCTTTTGGTGGCGTGAATGCTTCTAAATTCGGTCACGGAGATATCACAGGCCATCACTCTTTGGATTTTTGGTCGAACGTTAAAAAAGTCACAGTGAAATGGGAAAAACAAGACGACAACAACTGGATGTCGTAA
- a CDS encoding glutathione peroxidase, whose product MEKTLQSFSVKGADGSQVSLDKYKDQAVLIVNVASKCGFTPQYKGLEELYEKFKDQGFTVLGFPCNQFGAQEPGNNSEIQEFCQLNYGVKFPVMAKVDVNGDNADPLYQWLKESAPGLLGTEMIKWNFTKFLVGRNGKVLKRYAPQEEPKNIADDIQKALA is encoded by the coding sequence ATGGAAAAAACTCTTCAATCATTTTCAGTCAAAGGTGCCGACGGTTCACAGGTTTCTCTCGATAAATACAAAGACCAAGCCGTTCTTATCGTGAATGTCGCGAGCAAGTGCGGTTTCACTCCTCAGTACAAGGGCCTTGAAGAGCTTTATGAAAAATTCAAAGATCAAGGCTTCACTGTTCTTGGTTTTCCTTGCAACCAGTTCGGAGCGCAAGAGCCCGGCAACAACAGTGAGATCCAAGAGTTCTGCCAACTCAACTATGGCGTGAAATTTCCCGTGATGGCGAAAGTGGATGTGAACGGCGACAATGCCGATCCTCTTTATCAATGGTTGAAAGAGTCCGCTCCGGGACTTCTTGGGACTGAGATGATTAAGTGGAACTTCACAAAGTTTTTGGTGGGACGTAACGGGAAAGTTTTGAAACGTTATGCTCCTCAAGAAGAGCCTAAAAACATCGCTGACGATATTCAAAAAGCTTTGGCTTAA